A single window of Leeuwenhoekiella sp. MAR_2009_132 DNA harbors:
- a CDS encoding TonB-dependent receptor domain-containing protein, producing the protein MKPSYWLLCLLLSSFTTFSFAQPKPPEVITGSVRGVVLDADLNQPIPYATIVISKNAGDVVTGGITNDDGAFEISKIPEGIYTLKIQFIGYESTQRDLVIDREHRQSDFGTIKLSAVPAELDAVNIVAERTTIEQQIDRKVINVGKDLTTAGASAADIMNNIPSVNLDQQSGALTLRGNSNVQVMVDGKLSNIPADQLLKQLPSSSIKKIELITNPSAKYNPDGMSGIINIVLHKNVNIGFNGDVSAGLSYEKNAQFNSGLNLNYRNGKFNLYSNYSNNISKNANYGTIFREGDNSTQYFDMLNDQKSYLLKLGLDVYLNDKNTLSVFTSQNSFNGMPGGNIDIIYADDTTRNLMQDFGADMSNYSQQYNLDYKLDFEKEGHNIEFEADYNTFDADEDTFFDFTGSTPLADYEDFVATKRDRTTFNLDYVNPLSESEKLELGVQAILFNTDIAYSSTGQSFNASGNLIPTPDTQFDYSRDIYSAYVTYGKNYEKWSYQAGLRAEQVHVAADTNAVRAFTNDYFELYPSAYVTFNPSEKNQYQVSYSRRIDRPGVGQVNPIREWSSPLITQFGNVDLRPQFTNSLETNYTRTLEKGSITAGVFYRIIEDEINQAVFVDRFNLDRIVLTNDNFDSTTAYGFELSSNYKPLDWWSINASFDLFNQTQTGITESLDPAIENPTASDITQTRIEVENTVYNARVINNFTATKKLTFTAFAMFRGPNKGIQFENKSMFMTNVGARYSVFDGKGTISLNYNDVFNTMKARFNGTNPYLIQGQFNWESNTVYAGFNYRFGDSKYRAKRRKNREDNEVEGGGMF; encoded by the coding sequence ATGAAACCTAGCTATTGGCTACTATGCCTATTATTATCAAGTTTTACCACTTTCTCTTTTGCGCAACCTAAACCTCCTGAGGTAATTACCGGTAGCGTACGTGGGGTGGTACTAGACGCAGACCTCAATCAACCTATACCCTACGCAACCATTGTAATTAGTAAAAATGCGGGTGATGTGGTTACCGGCGGAATTACAAATGACGACGGTGCCTTTGAAATTTCAAAAATCCCTGAAGGTATCTACACGCTTAAAATTCAGTTTATAGGGTATGAAAGCACCCAGCGCGATCTGGTAATAGACCGTGAGCATCGCCAGAGTGATTTTGGCACTATAAAACTGAGTGCTGTCCCAGCAGAACTTGATGCGGTAAACATCGTTGCTGAGCGCACCACAATAGAGCAGCAAATAGACCGAAAAGTCATCAACGTGGGTAAAGATTTGACTACTGCAGGAGCAAGCGCGGCAGATATAATGAATAATATTCCTTCTGTAAATCTTGATCAGCAATCTGGTGCACTTACGCTACGCGGAAACAGCAACGTACAGGTAATGGTAGATGGTAAGCTTTCTAACATTCCGGCAGATCAGTTGCTTAAACAGCTTCCGTCGAGCTCTATTAAGAAGATTGAATTAATCACAAATCCTTCAGCAAAATACAATCCTGACGGAATGAGCGGAATCATCAATATCGTACTGCATAAAAATGTAAACATAGGATTTAACGGGGATGTAAGTGCCGGACTTTCCTATGAAAAAAACGCCCAATTTAATAGCGGTTTAAATCTCAATTACCGCAACGGCAAATTCAATCTGTACTCCAACTACAGTAATAACATTTCTAAGAATGCTAATTATGGGACGATTTTTCGCGAAGGCGATAACTCTACCCAGTATTTTGATATGCTTAATGACCAAAAATCATACCTGCTAAAATTGGGCTTAGATGTGTATTTAAATGACAAAAATACCCTCTCTGTTTTTACCTCTCAAAACAGCTTTAACGGAATGCCCGGCGGTAACATAGATATAATCTACGCAGATGATACGACCCGCAATCTGATGCAGGATTTTGGCGCAGATATGAGCAACTACTCGCAGCAATACAACCTCGATTATAAACTTGATTTTGAAAAAGAAGGTCATAATATTGAGTTTGAAGCTGATTACAACACCTTTGATGCAGATGAGGATACGTTTTTTGACTTTACAGGATCTACTCCCCTTGCCGACTATGAAGATTTTGTAGCTACAAAAAGAGACCGTACCACGTTTAATTTAGATTATGTGAATCCGCTTTCTGAAAGTGAAAAGCTAGAGTTGGGTGTTCAAGCCATTTTATTCAATACAGATATTGCCTACAGCAGTACCGGGCAGTCGTTTAATGCATCTGGAAATTTGATTCCCACACCAGACACGCAATTTGATTACAGTCGGGATATTTATTCAGCTTATGTGACTTACGGAAAAAACTATGAGAAATGGTCGTATCAGGCCGGTTTACGAGCTGAGCAGGTGCATGTAGCTGCAGATACTAATGCGGTACGTGCGTTTACAAACGATTATTTTGAATTATACCCTTCAGCTTACGTGACCTTTAATCCTTCAGAAAAAAACCAGTATCAGGTAAGTTACAGCCGTCGTATAGATCGCCCGGGCGTAGGCCAGGTTAATCCCATACGCGAATGGAGTTCGCCCTTAATCACGCAATTTGGAAATGTAGATCTGAGACCGCAGTTTACAAATTCGTTAGAAACCAACTACACACGAACTCTGGAGAAAGGAAGTATTACAGCCGGAGTGTTTTACCGCATTATCGAAGATGAGATCAATCAAGCTGTATTTGTAGATCGCTTTAACCTGGATCGTATCGTGTTGACTAACGATAATTTTGACTCCACTACTGCCTATGGTTTTGAATTGAGCAGCAACTACAAACCGCTAGACTGGTGGAGCATTAATGCGAGTTTCGATTTATTTAATCAAACACAAACCGGTATTACTGAGTCACTAGACCCGGCTATTGAAAATCCTACGGCATCTGATATTACCCAAACCCGTATTGAAGTTGAAAATACGGTGTACAACGCACGAGTAATCAACAACTTTACAGCGACAAAAAAACTAACGTTCACAGCTTTTGCGATGTTTAGAGGCCCTAATAAAGGAATTCAGTTTGAAAACAAATCGATGTTTATGACTAATGTTGGCGCGCGCTATTCGGTTTTTGATGGTAAAGGCACGATTAGTTTAAACTACAATGACGTATTTAATACGATGAAAGCGCGATTTAACGGAACCAACCCCTACCTCATACAAGGACAATTTAACTGGGAAAGCAATACCGTTTACGCAGGCTTCAACTACCGTTTTGGCGATAGTAAATACCGCGCTAAACGCCGAAAAAACAGAGAAGATAATGAAGTTGAAGGTGGCGGAATGTTCTAA